From a region of the candidate division WOR-3 bacterium genome:
- a CDS encoding co-chaperone GroES, with amino-acid sequence MKIRPLQDRILVERIEEEVKKGGIIIPDSAREKPQQGKVIAAGPGKVDEKGTRIPMEVKKGDIILFGKYSGNEIRIGEEEHLIMREDDVLAVIEKEAK; translated from the coding sequence ATGAAGATACGACCGCTACAGGACAGAATCCTGGTCGAGCGCATCGAAGAGGAAGTAAAGAAGGGTGGAATCATCATTCCCGATTCCGCCAGGGAGAAGCCCCAGCAGGGGAAGGTGATCGCCGCCGGTCCGGGAAAAGTGGATGAGAAGGGCACCCGGATTCCGATGGAAGTGAAGAAGGGCGACATCATCCTGTTCGGGAAGTACTCCGGCAACGAGATCCGCATCGGCGAGGAAGAGCATCTCATCATGCGCGAGGACGACGTTCTCGCGGTGATCGAGAAGGAAGCGAAGTAA
- the groL gene encoding chaperonin GroEL, with amino-acid sequence MPAKDLRFEDEARRAILRGAQQLAHAVKVTLGPRGHNVIIDKKWGAPTVTKDGVTVAKEVELEDKFENMGAQMIKEVASKTSDVAGDGTTTATVLAEAIYREGLKNVTAGANSMALKRGVDAAVETAVAELKKMSKKTTGREEIMQVAAISANNDKEIGKLIADAMEKVGKEGVITVEEAKSVETTLEVVEGMQFDRGYLSPYFALEPGTTTPQNPKMEAVVEDALVLLYEKKISSMRDLLPVLEKVAQRGKPVLIIAEEVEGEALAALVVNHIKGTLRCAAVKAPGYGDRRRAMLEDIAVLTGGRLISEDLGIKLENVQVSDLGIAKRVVIDKENTTIVEGAGKKADITARIEQIRKQVEETKSDYDKEKLQERLAKLAGGVAVINVGASTEVEMKAKKALVEDALHATRAAVEEGVVPGGGVALVRCIPAIEKMKLEGDEKVGAAIVKRALEEPIRMLAENAGVDGSIVFERVKSDKPNMGFNCESLEYVDMFEAGVIDPTKVARVALQNAASVASLMLTTECAIAELPEKEKMPPMPPGGGGGYGGDY; translated from the coding sequence ATGCCAGCCAAAGATTTGAGATTCGAAGACGAAGCACGGCGAGCGATTCTCCGCGGGGCGCAGCAGTTGGCGCACGCGGTGAAGGTGACCCTGGGACCACGCGGCCACAATGTCATCATCGACAAGAAGTGGGGCGCGCCGACCGTTACCAAGGACGGCGTGACCGTGGCCAAGGAAGTCGAGCTCGAAGACAAGTTCGAGAACATGGGCGCCCAGATGATCAAGGAAGTGGCGTCCAAGACTTCCGACGTTGCCGGAGACGGCACGACCACCGCGACGGTGCTGGCCGAGGCGATCTATCGCGAGGGCCTGAAGAACGTCACCGCCGGCGCGAACTCGATGGCCTTGAAGCGCGGCGTTGATGCGGCGGTCGAGACCGCAGTGGCCGAGCTGAAGAAGATGTCGAAGAAGACCACCGGCCGCGAGGAGATCATGCAGGTCGCGGCCATCTCCGCCAACAACGACAAGGAGATCGGCAAGCTGATTGCCGACGCGATGGAGAAGGTCGGCAAGGAAGGCGTGATCACGGTCGAAGAGGCGAAGTCGGTCGAGACGACGCTCGAGGTCGTGGAGGGCATGCAGTTCGACCGCGGCTACCTGTCGCCTTACTTCGCGCTGGAGCCCGGTACGACCACCCCGCAGAACCCGAAGATGGAAGCCGTCGTCGAGGACGCGCTGGTCCTGCTCTATGAGAAGAAGATCTCGTCGATGCGCGACCTGCTGCCCGTGCTCGAGAAGGTCGCCCAGCGGGGCAAGCCGGTGCTGATCATCGCCGAGGAAGTAGAAGGCGAGGCGCTGGCCGCGCTGGTCGTCAATCACATCAAGGGCACGCTCCGCTGCGCCGCCGTGAAGGCCCCGGGCTACGGCGACCGCCGTCGGGCGATGCTCGAGGATATCGCCGTGCTGACCGGCGGCCGGCTGATCTCTGAGGACCTCGGCATCAAGCTCGAGAACGTCCAGGTTTCCGACCTGGGTATCGCCAAGCGGGTCGTCATCGACAAAGAGAACACGACCATCGTCGAGGGTGCCGGCAAGAAGGCCGACATCACCGCCCGGATCGAGCAGATCCGGAAGCAGGTCGAGGAGACCAAGTCCGACTACGACAAGGAGAAGCTGCAGGAACGGCTGGCCAAGCTGGCCGGCGGCGTTGCGGTCATCAACGTCGGTGCTTCCACTGAGGTCGAGATGAAGGCGAAGAAGGCGCTGGTCGAGGACGCGCTGCACGCGACCCGGGCCGCGGTCGAAGAGGGCGTGGTGCCGGGCGGCGGCGTCGCCCTGGTGCGCTGCATCCCCGCCATCGAGAAGATGAAGCTCGAGGGCGACGAGAAGGTCGGCGCAGCCATCGTCAAGCGGGCGCTCGAGGAACCGATCCGGATGCTGGCCGAGAACGCCGGCGTGGACGGCTCCATCGTGTTTGAGCGGGTAAAGTCGGACAAGCCCAACATGGGCTTCAACTGCGAGTCGCTCGAGTACGTCGACATGTTCGAGGCCGGCGTGATCGACCCGACCAAGGTTGCTCGCGTCGCCCTGCAGAACGCGGCGAGCGTGGCCAGCCTGATGCTCACCACCGAGTGCGCCATCGCCGAGCTGCCGGAGAAAGAGAAGATGCCGCCGATGCCACCGGGCGGCGGCGGCGGATACGGCGGGGACTACTAG
- a CDS encoding zinc ribbon domain-containing protein, whose protein sequence is MPTYEYQCQKCGHRFSEFQRIVDPPIKDCPKCRKRNCVEQIISGGSGLIFKGSGFYTTDYKRKPSSDSGTSAKSDSPKPPTDTNKS, encoded by the coding sequence ATGCCTACCTACGAGTATCAGTGCCAGAAGTGCGGACACCGCTTCAGCGAGTTCCAGCGGATTGTTGACCCGCCCATCAAGGACTGCCCGAAGTGTAGGAAGAGGAACTGCGTGGAGCAGATCATTTCCGGCGGCAGCGGCCTGATATTCAAGGGCTCCGGTTTCTACACTACCGACTACAAGCGCAAGCCTTCCAGTGACAGCGGGACATCGGCCAAGTCCGATAGTCCCAAGCCTCCCACCGACACGAATAAGAGCTGA
- the rsmG gene encoding 16S rRNA (guanine(527)-N(7))-methyltransferase RsmG — protein sequence MFAPAIASPVPDPDFPTLEAACRQLGVELTQPQYDSLLRYAQLLRDWNQRINLVSRRDTGRILSYHAIDSLAVQRLLPPAARVCDIGSGAGLPGIPLAIARPDLRMQLIESSQKRSRFLQTAVTELGLAHVEVLNARAESLPSLECDVVLSRLSGPLQDVVRYAGRHRKPNGSIILYKTRDCSAELSKAGRLLARNLLRVAGSHDILLPLSSIPRRFIVLGSQK from the coding sequence ATGTTCGCTCCCGCGATCGCGTCGCCGGTTCCCGACCCCGACTTTCCCACCCTCGAGGCAGCCTGCCGGCAACTCGGCGTCGAATTGACCCAGCCGCAATACGACTCGCTCCTCCGCTATGCGCAGCTGCTGCGGGACTGGAACCAGCGCATCAACCTCGTCTCGCGCCGCGACACCGGGCGCATCCTCTCCTATCACGCGATTGACTCCCTGGCCGTGCAGCGTTTGCTGCCTCCCGCCGCGCGGGTATGCGATATCGGGAGCGGGGCCGGCCTGCCCGGCATACCTCTCGCCATCGCCCGGCCCGACCTCAGGATGCAGCTCATCGAATCGTCACAGAAGAGAAGTCGTTTCCTGCAGACCGCGGTGACCGAACTCGGCCTCGCCCATGTTGAGGTACTGAACGCGCGGGCGGAGTCACTGCCGTCCCTGGAATGCGACGTCGTCCTCAGCCGGCTTTCCGGGCCTCTCCAGGACGTGGTGCGCTACGCGGGTCGGCACCGGAAGCCGAACGGCAGCATCATCTTGTACAAGACTCGAGATTGCTCGGCGGAACTCTCAAAGGCCGGCAGGCTGCTGGCGCGCAATCTCCTGCGTGTCGCCGGTTCGCACGACATCCTTCTCCCCCTTTCCAGCATCCCCCGTCGTTTCATCGTCCTCGGCTCTCAGAAGTAG
- a CDS encoding HD domain-containing protein, producing MKRQFIKDIKPGSQVDDVFYCSRRDVKERRDGGAFLTLELRDKTGSVAAIMWDRIEDALRCVEVGGFYRVAGRMGDYQGKPQFNVSVIHPAAPSDISRDDFIAASRYDRAEMMTELRGYMAAVKNQHLRVLLDSFFADEKFVEQFSLAPGGARVHHAYLGGLLEHTLLMARLARSFPLVYEEIDADLLLAGVILHDVGKIREYVYDVAIDHSYDGRLLGHITLGYQMVQDKIAGIEGFPVETARMLLHIILAHHGQMEFGSPKTPKFAEAFIVYFLDNLDARAAMFREAVERNPGTKWTDYQTYLETNVYIKDPPAG from the coding sequence ATGAAGAGACAGTTCATCAAGGACATCAAGCCCGGCTCGCAGGTCGATGACGTCTTCTACTGCTCACGCCGGGACGTGAAGGAACGCCGCGACGGCGGCGCCTTCCTGACACTCGAACTGCGTGACAAGACCGGCTCGGTCGCAGCCATAATGTGGGACCGGATTGAGGACGCCCTGCGCTGCGTCGAGGTCGGAGGTTTCTACCGAGTCGCCGGCCGGATGGGAGACTACCAGGGCAAACCGCAGTTCAACGTCAGCGTTATCCACCCGGCCGCCCCTTCCGACATCTCGCGTGACGACTTCATCGCCGCCTCCCGCTATGACCGCGCCGAGATGATGACCGAGCTGCGGGGATACATGGCCGCTGTCAAGAACCAGCATCTCCGCGTCCTGCTGGACTCCTTCTTCGCCGACGAGAAGTTCGTCGAGCAGTTCTCGCTCGCCCCGGGCGGCGCCCGGGTTCACCATGCCTACCTTGGCGGATTGCTCGAGCATACGCTACTGATGGCTCGGCTTGCCCGGAGCTTCCCCTTGGTCTACGAGGAGATTGACGCCGATCTCTTGCTTGCCGGCGTCATACTGCACGACGTGGGCAAGATCCGCGAGTACGTCTACGACGTTGCGATTGACCATTCCTATGACGGGCGCCTTCTCGGCCACATCACGCTTGGGTATCAGATGGTCCAGGACAAGATAGCAGGCATAGAGGGATTCCCGGTGGAAACGGCCCGGATGCTGCTCCACATCATCCTGGCCCACCACGGCCAGATGGAATTCGGCTCGCCCAAGACCCCGAAGTTCGCCGAGGCGTTCATTGTCTACTTCCTGGACAATCTTGATGCCCGCGCGGCGATGTTCCGCGAGGCGGTCGAGAGGAACCCGGGCACCAAGTGGACCGACTACCAGACCTACCTGGAAACGAACGTCTACATAAAAGACCCGCCCGCCGGATAG
- a CDS encoding PorV/PorQ family protein, giving the protein MLPLTLALVLVGIDPNAGTTGFDFLRITPTAREAAMGGAGIGSASSPMGFWFSPAHVLTAESPRAHVGYLNYVAGIHTGSAAYSQPVGTDKGVGFGIVYLNSGTMKRTNERGEELGTFGVSYANLNLSGAMRLADDFAVGVALQGLYGSIDTFFGLGLAGNLGATYRLPVAGLTAGLAVKNVGYQIRAFRDSVDPMPIDFGLGLAYQPNPALNVALDVRKPVDNRINVRAGVEGWVADLLVVRAGYTTEGVDLRAGAGEDILAGVTTGLGFRWRGYQLDYCFIPMVELGVAHRLSLAFSL; this is encoded by the coding sequence ATGCTCCCCCTGACACTGGCCTTGGTTCTAGTCGGGATCGACCCGAACGCCGGCACCACCGGCTTCGACTTTCTCCGTATAACGCCGACCGCCCGCGAGGCGGCAATGGGCGGCGCCGGAATCGGCAGCGCCTCCAGCCCGATGGGCTTCTGGTTCAGCCCGGCGCACGTGCTGACGGCGGAAAGCCCGCGCGCCCATGTCGGCTACCTCAACTACGTGGCAGGTATCCACACCGGCTCCGCCGCTTACAGCCAGCCGGTCGGCACTGACAAGGGCGTGGGGTTCGGGATAGTCTACCTGAACTCCGGTACGATGAAGCGCACCAACGAACGAGGCGAGGAGCTTGGCACGTTCGGCGTCTCTTATGCCAATCTCAACCTCAGCGGAGCAATGCGGCTCGCCGATGACTTCGCGGTCGGCGTTGCCCTGCAAGGGCTATACGGCTCCATCGACACCTTTTTCGGATTGGGACTAGCCGGCAACCTAGGCGCTACCTACCGACTGCCGGTCGCTGGGCTGACCGCCGGTTTGGCGGTGAAGAACGTCGGCTATCAGATCAGGGCTTTCCGGGACAGCGTGGACCCGATGCCGATCGACTTTGGACTTGGGCTTGCCTACCAGCCGAACCCGGCGCTCAATGTGGCACTAGACGTGCGTAAACCGGTTGACAACCGGATCAACGTCCGCGCCGGCGTCGAAGGCTGGGTTGCCGACCTTCTGGTGGTGCGCGCCGGCTATACAACCGAAGGTGTTGACCTCAGAGCCGGCGCCGGCGAAGACATCCTTGCCGGCGTGACCACCGGCCTCGGCTTCCGCTGGCGCGGATACCAACTCGACTACTGCTTCATCCCCATGGTCGAACTCGGCGTCGCCCATCGCCTCTCGCTGGCGTTTTCCCTCTAG
- a CDS encoding YebC/PmpR family DNA-binding transcriptional regulator, producing MSGHSKWSTIKHKKGKADQARGAAFSKLIREITTAARIGGGDVNANPRLRTAVESAKAINMPADNVDRAIKKGTGELPGVTYEETIYEGYGPGGVALMIRALTDNKNRSTAEVRHVFDKYGGSMGAAGSVAWQFKPQGLIVVSKDKASEDAVLNAALEAGADDVKTEASAYSITTPIGALEKVKKQLKDATIPFESAELTMIAANSVKLSEAEAPKVLKLIEMLEELEEVQQVYDNSDIPEEILEKIAAED from the coding sequence ATGTCCGGGCATTCTAAATGGTCCACAATCAAGCACAAGAAGGGCAAGGCAGACCAAGCGCGGGGCGCGGCCTTTTCGAAGCTGATTCGGGAAATCACTACGGCTGCCAGGATCGGCGGCGGCGACGTGAACGCCAACCCCAGGCTGCGCACGGCGGTCGAGTCGGCCAAGGCGATCAACATGCCGGCCGACAACGTCGACCGCGCCATCAAGAAAGGCACCGGCGAACTGCCGGGCGTCACCTATGAAGAGACCATTTACGAAGGCTACGGTCCGGGCGGAGTGGCCCTGATGATCCGAGCGCTGACCGACAACAAGAACCGGAGCACGGCGGAAGTCCGTCACGTCTTCGACAAGTACGGCGGCAGTATGGGCGCGGCCGGGTCGGTCGCGTGGCAGTTCAAACCGCAGGGACTGATAGTCGTGTCAAAGGACAAGGCGAGCGAGGACGCCGTTCTGAACGCGGCGCTGGAGGCCGGGGCCGACGACGTGAAGACCGAAGCGAGCGCCTACTCGATCACGACCCCGATTGGTGCGCTTGAGAAGGTGAAGAAGCAACTCAAGGACGCCACCATCCCGTTTGAAAGCGCGGAATTGACCATGATCGCAGCCAACTCGGTCAAGCTGTCCGAGGCGGAAGCGCCCAAGGTCCTCAAGCTGATTGAGATGCTGGAGGAACTCGAAGAGGTCCAACAGGTCTACGACAACTCCGACATCCCCGAAGAGATACTGGAGAAGATAGCGGCCGAGGACTAG
- a CDS encoding crossover junction endodeoxyribonuclease RuvC translates to MRILGIDPGLGATGYGIIEDGEATEFGLITTDAGQPTPERLRSLGEGLEEVVRRNRPTICALETLFFKSVGARSVIRSAEARGTIIYVLGRNRIPVTELTPATIKLALTGSGRASKHQMNYMVKRLLSLGERVSEHAADALAAAYCLSRRQPARAGRRC, encoded by the coding sequence TTGAGGATTCTGGGGATTGACCCAGGGCTGGGCGCGACCGGATACGGGATCATCGAAGACGGCGAGGCCACCGAGTTCGGCCTCATCACGACTGACGCAGGTCAACCCACTCCAGAACGGCTCCGATCGCTGGGCGAGGGTCTCGAAGAGGTGGTCCGGCGCAACCGGCCGACAATCTGCGCGCTTGAGACCCTCTTCTTCAAGTCGGTCGGGGCGAGGAGCGTGATTCGCTCGGCCGAGGCTCGCGGCACGATCATCTACGTTCTGGGCCGGAACCGCATACCGGTAACCGAGCTGACCCCAGCTACCATCAAGCTGGCCCTGACCGGGAGTGGCCGGGCGTCGAAACACCAGATGAATTACATGGTCAAACGGCTGCTCTCTCTGGGGGAGAGGGTTTCTGAGCACGCGGCAGATGCCCTGGCCGCCGCCTACTGCCTCAGTCGTAGGCAGCCGGCGAGAGCGGGGCGGCGATGCTAG
- a CDS encoding Holliday junction branch migration protein RuvA produces the protein MLARLRGLLAEKDPTRVVVDCQGIGFGLKVPLSTSRRLADDGGEVTLHVHTHFTREGVELFGFLDKDERTAFQRLMSVSGIGPKAGLNLLSRFAPAEIESIIANGKADVLRTVPGIGPTKADSIIKKLQAEALPPEGGSGLLADAESALVSLGLTHREAKERLRRVGSAESLSLQELLKLALAHRG, from the coding sequence ATGCTAGCACGACTACGCGGCCTCCTGGCAGAGAAGGACCCGACACGGGTCGTAGTTGACTGCCAGGGTATCGGGTTCGGCCTGAAAGTCCCGCTGTCCACATCACGGCGGTTGGCCGATGACGGCGGCGAGGTCACTCTGCACGTGCACACCCATTTCACCCGGGAAGGGGTGGAGCTGTTCGGTTTCCTGGACAAGGATGAGAGGACCGCGTTCCAGCGGCTGATGTCGGTGTCGGGAATCGGACCCAAGGCTGGCCTGAACCTGCTATCCCGATTCGCTCCCGCGGAGATAGAATCCATAATAGCCAACGGCAAGGCTGACGTGTTGCGGACCGTGCCCGGTATCGGGCCGACCAAGGCAGACAGTATCATCAAGAAGCTGCAAGCCGAAGCCCTGCCGCCAGAAGGCGGCTCGGGTCTGCTGGCGGACGCGGAGTCGGCGCTGGTTTCGCTGGGGCTGACGCACCGCGAGGCCAAGGAACGTCTGCGTCGGGTTGGTTCGGCCGAGAGCCTCAGCCTGCAGGAGCTCCTGAAGCTGGCGCTGGCACATCGAGGCTAG
- the ruvB gene encoding Holliday junction branch migration DNA helicase RuvB: MRGEEALDEEIRPRTLDDFIGQDRLRDNLRVFIEAAKLRGEPLEHVLLFGPPGLGKTTLAYIIAGEMGAALRASSGPILERPVDLAGILTGLAAKDVLFIDEIHRTNKSVEEYLYPAMEDFSLDVLIDKGPGARSEKIGLHGFTLVGATTRSGLLTAPLRSRFGMSFHLDYYPAEDLVLIVRRTARILGVKVEDDAAAEIARRSRGTPRIANRLLRRVRDFAQVGGKELVDKEITRYALTQLDVDTLGLDEMDKKILTTIIDRFSGGPVGASSLAVAVGEDVGTLEEVYEPFLVQQGLIQRTPRGRIAQKRAYDHFCRKASNHRQSELDLG; this comes from the coding sequence ATGCGGGGAGAGGAGGCGTTGGACGAGGAAATCCGGCCCCGTACCCTAGATGACTTCATTGGCCAGGACCGTCTGAGGGACAACCTGCGGGTTTTCATCGAGGCGGCCAAGCTGCGTGGGGAGCCGCTCGAGCACGTCTTGCTCTTCGGTCCGCCCGGCCTGGGCAAGACGACCCTCGCCTACATCATCGCGGGTGAGATGGGCGCAGCGCTCAGGGCTAGTTCGGGACCGATACTTGAACGACCCGTGGATCTTGCCGGCATCCTCACCGGTCTTGCTGCGAAGGACGTGCTGTTCATAGACGAGATACATCGGACCAACAAGTCAGTGGAAGAATACCTGTACCCCGCAATGGAGGACTTCTCGCTCGACGTGCTTATCGACAAGGGGCCAGGCGCCAGATCCGAGAAGATAGGCTTGCACGGTTTTACCCTGGTCGGAGCCACAACCCGTTCCGGTTTGCTGACTGCGCCATTGCGCTCCCGCTTCGGCATGTCTTTCCATCTCGACTACTATCCGGCTGAGGACCTCGTTCTCATCGTCCGGCGTACTGCGCGCATCCTCGGCGTGAAGGTCGAAGACGATGCGGCCGCGGAAATCGCCCGAAGGTCTCGCGGAACTCCCAGGATCGCCAACCGGCTGCTGCGGCGCGTCCGCGATTTCGCCCAGGTGGGTGGTAAAGAGCTGGTGGATAAAGAGATAACTCGCTATGCTCTGACCCAACTCGATGTCGACACGCTCGGACTGGATGAGATGGACAAGAAGATACTCACGACAATAATCGACCGGTTCAGTGGCGGACCAGTGGGTGCGTCATCGCTGGCAGTGGCCGTAGGAGAGGATGTCGGCACTCTGGAAGAGGTGTACGAGCCATTCCTGGTCCAGCAGGGGCTCATTCAGAGGACGCCGCGAGGACGGATTGCCCAGAAACGGGCATACGATCACTTCTGCCGCAAGGCGTCGAACCACCGCCAGAGCGAACTGGACCTCGGCTAA
- a CDS encoding polysaccharide deacetylase family protein: protein MLHLLLILLPAQLTRPAPAVPPGLDTIDLSDRTVVLSVDDGYHSVYENVYPLLKRYRMTMTLALIVGCIGEGKPSYSPSDRFLNEQEVREMMDSSGIEIASHTLTHPWLSQLETEHAWHEIADSKVQLESLFGTEVITFVYPYGDMNGRIRNLVRRAGYKLARKVGPGTPNLWVEPYRIPEVELRIETRLPEIIGHVRRNRTTVILLHRIVPTPRVFTEWSVDDFGALLEWMHRRQVRVITLAGLYREWWREKLNRALVEAVGRSDPTRLFEDVDVDATRTPHSR from the coding sequence GTGCTCCACCTTCTTCTCATCCTGCTGCCTGCACAGCTGACACGGCCGGCTCCAGCGGTCCCGCCGGGGCTGGATACCATTGACCTTTCAGACCGCACGGTAGTTCTGTCGGTCGATGATGGCTACCACAGCGTGTACGAGAACGTCTACCCCTTGCTCAAGCGCTACCGGATGACCATGACTCTCGCTCTGATCGTCGGCTGCATTGGCGAAGGAAAGCCATCCTACAGTCCTTCCGACCGCTTCCTGAACGAACAAGAGGTCAGGGAGATGATGGACTCCAGCGGCATCGAGATCGCCAGCCACACCCTGACCCATCCCTGGCTCAGTCAGCTGGAGACTGAGCACGCCTGGCACGAGATCGCCGACTCAAAGGTCCAGCTTGAGTCGCTCTTCGGCACTGAAGTCATCACGTTCGTCTATCCCTATGGCGACATGAACGGCCGGATCCGCAACCTGGTCCGCCGCGCCGGGTACAAACTGGCTCGCAAGGTCGGCCCGGGTACCCCGAACCTCTGGGTGGAGCCGTACCGGATACCGGAGGTGGAGCTGAGGATTGAGACCCGGCTGCCGGAGATAATCGGCCATGTCCGCCGGAACCGGACGACGGTCATCCTTCTCCATCGCATCGTCCCGACACCCCGGGTCTTCACCGAATGGTCGGTTGATGACTTCGGAGCCTTGCTGGAGTGGATGCACCGGCGCCAGGTTCGGGTCATCACCCTGGCGGGACTCTATCGGGAGTGGTGGCGCGAAAAGCTGAACCGAGCCCTGGTAGAGGCAGTCGGCAGATCGGACCCGACCCGGCTATTCGAGGATGTAGACGTCGACGCCACTCGCACTCCCCATTCCCGCTGA
- a CDS encoding NAD+ synthase → MRIGLAQLNPVVGDLPGNVRRVQQALEHASESKPDLVVFSELMLTGYPPRDLLARSWFIDRVEAGLADIARISERFPDIGIIIGAPVRSSGGLGKGLHNAAILFVGGRELSRQAKSLLPTYDVFDETRYFAPAEGVRLAEFRGERIGMSICEDAWNSPEMWERAEYQRDPVAELASAGATLMVNISASPFAVGKEAVRKRLIAGHAARHHVPFVFVNQVGGNDELVFDGRSMAFDRQGRPQLVMASFQEGLALVEAGDDGSDTNYRELESVESIHDALVLGLRDYVRKCGFTKVVLGLSGGIDSAVVCCLAASAIGPENVLGITMPSEYSSRGSVEDSRRLADNLGIEFREVGITGAYHAYLALLEHEFTGRKPDATEENIQARVRGNILMAVSNKLGHLVLATGNKSELAVGYCTLYGDMSGGLCVLADVPKTTVYSLADHINRRGEVIPAAVIRKPPSAELRPDQTDQDTLPPYDVLDAVIAGYVDEGLSADQIVASGLERKTVEWVIGAVNRNEYKRRQAAPGLKVTSRAFGTGWRMPIAARY, encoded by the coding sequence ATGAGGATTGGCCTCGCCCAGCTCAACCCGGTTGTCGGTGACTTGCCCGGAAACGTCCGGCGCGTGCAGCAGGCGCTGGAACACGCCAGCGAATCGAAGCCCGACCTGGTTGTTTTCTCTGAACTGATGCTGACCGGCTACCCGCCGCGGGACCTGTTGGCCCGCAGCTGGTTCATTGACCGTGTGGAGGCCGGTCTGGCCGACATCGCGCGGATTTCGGAACGATTCCCCGATATCGGCATCATCATCGGCGCTCCGGTACGTTCGTCGGGCGGGCTGGGAAAGGGTCTGCACAACGCCGCGATACTCTTTGTGGGAGGCAGGGAGCTGTCCCGGCAGGCCAAGTCTCTGCTTCCAACTTACGACGTCTTTGATGAGACGCGCTACTTCGCACCGGCTGAGGGAGTGCGGCTCGCAGAGTTCCGGGGTGAGAGAATCGGCATGTCCATCTGCGAAGACGCGTGGAACTCACCGGAGATGTGGGAGAGGGCGGAGTATCAGCGAGACCCGGTAGCCGAACTCGCTTCGGCCGGTGCGACGCTGATGGTCAACATCTCGGCTTCGCCGTTCGCAGTCGGCAAGGAGGCTGTACGAAAGCGCCTGATTGCCGGCCACGCTGCGCGGCACCATGTGCCGTTCGTCTTCGTGAACCAGGTTGGCGGGAACGACGAACTGGTCTTTGACGGCCGCAGCATGGCGTTTGACCGGCAGGGCCGGCCCCAATTGGTGATGGCGTCATTCCAGGAGGGGCTGGCATTGGTCGAGGCGGGTGACGACGGGAGCGACACCAACTACCGGGAACTGGAGTCTGTCGAGTCAATCCATGACGCACTTGTGCTCGGTCTACGCGACTACGTGCGGAAATGCGGGTTCACGAAGGTGGTGCTGGGGCTTTCCGGCGGCATCGACTCCGCGGTCGTCTGCTGCCTGGCTGCTTCGGCCATCGGGCCGGAGAACGTGCTGGGTATCACCATGCCGTCCGAGTATTCGTCACGCGGCAGTGTCGAGGACTCGCGCCGGCTGGCGGATAATCTCGGGATCGAGTTCCGCGAGGTCGGCATAACCGGGGCATATCACGCCTACCTGGCGCTGCTTGAGCACGAGTTCACGGGCCGGAAGCCAGACGCGACGGAGGAGAACATCCAGGCGCGTGTCCGGGGCAACATCCTGATGGCGGTCTCCAACAAACTCGGGCATCTGGTGCTGGCGACGGGCAACAAGAGCGAGCTGGCGGTCGGGTATTGCACGTTGTACGGCGACATGAGCGGCGGTCTCTGCGTGCTGGCAGACGTGCCAAAGACCACTGTCTACTCTCTTGCGGACCACATCAATCGCCGGGGCGAGGTGATTCCGGCGGCTGTCATCCGGAAACCGCCGTCGGCCGAGCTAAGGCCCGACCAGACCGACCAGGACACCCTGCCGCCGTACGATGTGCTCGATGCTGTCATCGCCGGCTATGTGGACGAGGGCCTATCCGCGGACCAGATCGTGGCGTCCGGACTGGAGCGTAAGACCGTTGAGTGGGTCATCGGCGCCGTGAACCGGAATGAGTACAAGCGACGCCAGGCCGCACCAGGACTGAAGGTGACCAGCCGGGCGTTCGGGACCGGCTGGCGCATGCCGATTGCAGCGCGGTACTGA